The proteins below come from a single Zea mays cultivar B73 chromosome 8, Zm-B73-REFERENCE-NAM-5.0, whole genome shotgun sequence genomic window:
- the LOC100273202 gene encoding serine carboxypeptidase 2 isoform X2, which produces MATAAVLAATLALFLRAAAATAATAAAEADRIGRLPGQPPVNFSMYSGYVTVDAAAGRALFYWFIEAAGVPAESAPLVLWLNGGPGCSSVGYGASEELGAFRINADGRTLYLNPYPWNKVANMLFLDSPAGVGYSYSNSTSDLYTAGDNKTAHDSYNFLVNWLERFPQYKHRDFYITGESYAGHYVPQLSQLVYRNNKGIEKPILNFKGFMVGNAVIDDYHDFIGTFEYLWTHGLISDETYEKLRLACQFDVSEHASKECNKVFDIAEAEEGNIDAYSIYTPTCKKTSLHKRRLIRGRTVLRDPVYDFWKDSPRSMLPIYRELIAAGIRIWVFSGDADSVVPLTATRYSIDALFLPTITNWYPWYDDEEVGGWCQVYEGLTLVTVRGAGHEVPLHRPRQGLKLFEHFLRGEPMPRPVDSVQSF; this is translated from the exons ATGGCGACCGCCGCGGTCCTGGCCGCCACATTAGCGCTGTTCCTCCGCGCCGCCGCCGCAACGGCCGCGACGGCTGCGGCGGAGGCGGACCGGATCGGCAGGCTGCCTGGCCAGCCGCCGGTCAACTTCTCCATGTACTCCGGCTACGTCACCGTGGACGCGGCGGCGGGGCGGGCCCTCTTCTACTGGTTCATCGAGGCGGCCGGCGTGCCCGCGGAGTCCGCGCCGCTCGTGCTGTGGCTCAACGGCGGGCCCGGGTGCTCCTCCGTCGGCTACGGCGCGTCAGAGGAGCTCGGCGCCTTCCGGATCAACGCCGACGGCAGGACGCTCTACTTGAACCCCTACCCCTGGAATAAAG TGGCGAACATGCTGTTCTTGGACTCGCCGGCCGGCGTCGGCTACTCATACTCCAACTCCACCTCCGATCTGTACACTGCTGGTGACAACAAGACAG CCCATGACTCGTACAATTTCTTGGTGAACTGGCTGGAGCGGTTCCCACAATACAAGCATCGCGATTTCTACATCACAGGAGAGAGCTACGCAG GCCACTACGTGCCTCAGTTGTCTCAGCTAGTCTACCGGAACAACAAAGGCATCGAGAAGCCGATCCTAAACTTCAAAGGCTTCATG GTTGGAAATGCGGTAATTGACGATTACCACGACTTCATCGGCACATTCGAGTACTTGTGGACGCACGGGCTGATCTCTGACGAAACCTACGAGAAGCTGCGGCTTGCCTGCCAGTTCGACGTATCTGAGCATGCGTCCAAGGAGTGCAACAAGGTCTTCGACATCGCCGAGGCCGAGGAAGGCAATATCGATGCGTACAGCATCTACACGCCGACTTGCAAGAAGACTTCACTCCACAAGCGCAGGCTAATCAGAGGAAGAACGGTATTACG TGACCCAGTGTATGATTTTTGGAAAGATTCACCGAGGTCCATGCTTCCTATCTACCGTGAACTCATCGCCGCGGGCATAAGGATATGGGTTTTCAG TGGCGACGCTGATTCCGTTGTCCCGCTCACCGCGACAAGGTACTCCATTGACGCCCTCTTTCTACCGACTATCACGAACTGGTATCCTTGGTACGACGACGAAGAG GTCGGTGGGTGGTGCCAGGTGTACGAGGGGCTGACACTGGTGACGGTCCGAGGCGCAGGGCACGAGGTTCCCCTGCACCGGCCGCGGCAGGGCCTGAAGCTGTTCGAGCACTTCCTGCGGGGTGAGCCCATGCCCAGGCCTGTAGATAGCGTCCAGTCGTTTTAG
- the LOC100273202 gene encoding serine carboxypeptidase 2 isoform X1: MATAAVLAATLALFLRAAAATAATAAAEADRIGRLPGQPPVNFSMYSGYVTVDAAAGRALFYWFIEAAGVPAESAPLVLWLNGGPGCSSVGYGASEELGAFRINADGRTLYLNPYPWNKVANMLFLDSPAGVGYSYSNSTSDLYTAGDNKTAHDSYNFLVNWLERFPQYKHRDFYITGESYAGHYVPQLSQLVYRNNKGIEKPILNFKGFMVGNAVIDDYHDFIGTFEYLWTHGLISDETYEKLRLACQFDVSEHASKECNKVFDIAEAEEGNIDAYSIYTPTCKKTSLHKRRLIRGRTVLRPGCPEGTIPARRSTPRSTTTYLRCRELCMPMSPEYRIPGDPVYDFWKDSPRSMLPIYRELIAAGIRIWVFSGDADSVVPLTATRYSIDALFLPTITNWYPWYDDEEVGGWCQVYEGLTLVTVRGAGHEVPLHRPRQGLKLFEHFLRGEPMPRPVDSVQSF, from the exons ATGGCGACCGCCGCGGTCCTGGCCGCCACATTAGCGCTGTTCCTCCGCGCCGCCGCCGCAACGGCCGCGACGGCTGCGGCGGAGGCGGACCGGATCGGCAGGCTGCCTGGCCAGCCGCCGGTCAACTTCTCCATGTACTCCGGCTACGTCACCGTGGACGCGGCGGCGGGGCGGGCCCTCTTCTACTGGTTCATCGAGGCGGCCGGCGTGCCCGCGGAGTCCGCGCCGCTCGTGCTGTGGCTCAACGGCGGGCCCGGGTGCTCCTCCGTCGGCTACGGCGCGTCAGAGGAGCTCGGCGCCTTCCGGATCAACGCCGACGGCAGGACGCTCTACTTGAACCCCTACCCCTGGAATAAAG TGGCGAACATGCTGTTCTTGGACTCGCCGGCCGGCGTCGGCTACTCATACTCCAACTCCACCTCCGATCTGTACACTGCTGGTGACAACAAGACAG CCCATGACTCGTACAATTTCTTGGTGAACTGGCTGGAGCGGTTCCCACAATACAAGCATCGCGATTTCTACATCACAGGAGAGAGCTACGCAG GCCACTACGTGCCTCAGTTGTCTCAGCTAGTCTACCGGAACAACAAAGGCATCGAGAAGCCGATCCTAAACTTCAAAGGCTTCATG GTTGGAAATGCGGTAATTGACGATTACCACGACTTCATCGGCACATTCGAGTACTTGTGGACGCACGGGCTGATCTCTGACGAAACCTACGAGAAGCTGCGGCTTGCCTGCCAGTTCGACGTATCTGAGCATGCGTCCAAGGAGTGCAACAAGGTCTTCGACATCGCCGAGGCCGAGGAAGGCAATATCGATGCGTACAGCATCTACACGCCGACTTGCAAGAAGACTTCACTCCACAAGCGCAGGCTAATCAGAGGAAGAACGGTATTACG CCCTGGTTGCCCAGAGGGTACGATCCCTGCACGGAGAAGTACTCCACGAAGTACTACAACTTACCTGAGGTGCAGAGAGCTCTGCATGCCAATGTCACCGGAATACCGTATCCCTGG TGACCCAGTGTATGATTTTTGGAAAGATTCACCGAGGTCCATGCTTCCTATCTACCGTGAACTCATCGCCGCGGGCATAAGGATATGGGTTTTCAG TGGCGACGCTGATTCCGTTGTCCCGCTCACCGCGACAAGGTACTCCATTGACGCCCTCTTTCTACCGACTATCACGAACTGGTATCCTTGGTACGACGACGAAGAG GTCGGTGGGTGGTGCCAGGTGTACGAGGGGCTGACACTGGTGACGGTCCGAGGCGCAGGGCACGAGGTTCCCCTGCACCGGCCGCGGCAGGGCCTGAAGCTGTTCGAGCACTTCCTGCGGGGTGAGCCCATGCCCAGGCCTGTAGATAGCGTCCAGTCGTTTTAG
- the LOC100273202 gene encoding Serine carboxypeptidase 2 precursor, whose protein sequence is MATAAVLAATLALFLRAAAATAATAAAEADRIGRLPGQPPVNFSMYSGYVTVDAAAGRALFYWFIEAAGVPAESAPLVLWLNGGPGCSSVGYGASEELGAFRINADGRTLYLNPYPWNKVANMLFLDSPAGVGYSYSNSTSDLYTAGDNKTAHDSYNFLVNWLERFPQYKHRDFYITGESYAGHYVPQLSQLVYRNNKGIEKPILNFKGFMVGNAVIDDYHDFIGTFEYLWTHGLISDETYEKLRLACQFDVSEHASKECNKVFDIAEAEEGNIDAYSIYTPTCKKTSLHKRRLIRGRTPWLPRGYDPCTEKYSTKYYNLPEVQRALHANVTGIPYPWVTCSDPVYDFWKDSPRSMLPIYRELIAAGIRIWVFSGDADSVVPLTATRYSIDALFLPTITNWYPWYDDEEVGGWCQVYEGLTLVTVRGAGHEVPLHRPRQGLKLFEHFLRGEPMPRPVDSVQSF, encoded by the exons ATGGCGACCGCCGCGGTCCTGGCCGCCACATTAGCGCTGTTCCTCCGCGCCGCCGCCGCAACGGCCGCGACGGCTGCGGCGGAGGCGGACCGGATCGGCAGGCTGCCTGGCCAGCCGCCGGTCAACTTCTCCATGTACTCCGGCTACGTCACCGTGGACGCGGCGGCGGGGCGGGCCCTCTTCTACTGGTTCATCGAGGCGGCCGGCGTGCCCGCGGAGTCCGCGCCGCTCGTGCTGTGGCTCAACGGCGGGCCCGGGTGCTCCTCCGTCGGCTACGGCGCGTCAGAGGAGCTCGGCGCCTTCCGGATCAACGCCGACGGCAGGACGCTCTACTTGAACCCCTACCCCTGGAATAAAG TGGCGAACATGCTGTTCTTGGACTCGCCGGCCGGCGTCGGCTACTCATACTCCAACTCCACCTCCGATCTGTACACTGCTGGTGACAACAAGACAG CCCATGACTCGTACAATTTCTTGGTGAACTGGCTGGAGCGGTTCCCACAATACAAGCATCGCGATTTCTACATCACAGGAGAGAGCTACGCAG GCCACTACGTGCCTCAGTTGTCTCAGCTAGTCTACCGGAACAACAAAGGCATCGAGAAGCCGATCCTAAACTTCAAAGGCTTCATG GTTGGAAATGCGGTAATTGACGATTACCACGACTTCATCGGCACATTCGAGTACTTGTGGACGCACGGGCTGATCTCTGACGAAACCTACGAGAAGCTGCGGCTTGCCTGCCAGTTCGACGTATCTGAGCATGCGTCCAAGGAGTGCAACAAGGTCTTCGACATCGCCGAGGCCGAGGAAGGCAATATCGATGCGTACAGCATCTACACGCCGACTTGCAAGAAGACTTCACTCCACAAGCGCAGGCTAATCAGAGGAAGAACG CCCTGGTTGCCCAGAGGGTACGATCCCTGCACGGAGAAGTACTCCACGAAGTACTACAACTTACCTGAGGTGCAGAGAGCTCTGCATGCCAATGTCACCGGAATACCGTATCCCTGGGTAACCTGCAG TGACCCAGTGTATGATTTTTGGAAAGATTCACCGAGGTCCATGCTTCCTATCTACCGTGAACTCATCGCCGCGGGCATAAGGATATGGGTTTTCAG TGGCGACGCTGATTCCGTTGTCCCGCTCACCGCGACAAGGTACTCCATTGACGCCCTCTTTCTACCGACTATCACGAACTGGTATCCTTGGTACGACGACGAAGAG GTCGGTGGGTGGTGCCAGGTGTACGAGGGGCTGACACTGGTGACGGTCCGAGGCGCAGGGCACGAGGTTCCCCTGCACCGGCCGCGGCAGGGCCTGAAGCTGTTCGAGCACTTCCTGCGGGGTGAGCCCATGCCCAGGCCTGTAGATAGCGTCCAGTCGTTTTAG